The following are from one region of the Rosistilla carotiformis genome:
- a CDS encoding O-antigen ligase family protein: MFEINTFIVAFLICFPAVVMASQKSTWLIDYLFFVVALNRGVRRIVDYNNGYFNPLSLISLTPIIVGGLAVLVVLVELNRRDHQFGHRTANILYLYGGIVAYAFVIGFVNAKFGAVYALGDYIAPIGLMGYGALWSDDSATVNRWCQSFAASVLAVAVYGIWQFYTIPPWDAFWLVSVEMTGYMGTPEPTKMTLFSTMAERGPVALYLSGGLTLLALRPQTLGWLRWPSAAVVLYAMLLTYSRTSVIFAGLAIILYPMLNRGSGIAPVLALSLLALIGGPALMSRMPGQASARVETIGTIQDDGSFKGRIRLLGIALRNSMSQPLGLGIGAGGLASRVQKASKTAVLDSTGYADTLATYGWIGFVIMMTVLYRLWRASSDLVAWEMDDANVCIFRAWFIAGMAALFSGNWLAGASFFWLLAGYCLGRVDAMEEEVDEEEEFDDEDGEDEGSRYALDY, encoded by the coding sequence ATGTTTGAAATTAACACTTTTATCGTTGCGTTCCTGATCTGCTTTCCCGCGGTGGTGATGGCGTCACAAAAATCGACTTGGTTGATCGATTATCTTTTTTTTGTTGTGGCGCTGAATCGTGGGGTTCGCCGCATCGTCGACTACAACAACGGCTACTTCAATCCTCTGTCGCTAATTAGTCTAACCCCGATCATCGTCGGTGGGTTGGCGGTGTTGGTGGTGCTGGTCGAATTGAATCGCCGCGATCATCAATTTGGGCATCGGACAGCTAACATTCTGTACCTCTATGGCGGTATCGTTGCGTATGCCTTTGTGATTGGGTTTGTGAACGCAAAATTCGGAGCCGTCTATGCGTTGGGGGACTATATCGCGCCGATCGGGTTGATGGGCTACGGTGCCTTATGGTCAGACGACTCAGCAACGGTCAATCGCTGGTGTCAATCCTTTGCCGCCTCGGTCTTGGCGGTTGCCGTGTATGGCATTTGGCAGTTTTATACGATTCCCCCCTGGGATGCCTTTTGGTTGGTGTCGGTCGAGATGACTGGATATATGGGGACTCCCGAGCCGACGAAGATGACACTCTTTTCAACGATGGCCGAACGGGGACCTGTAGCATTGTATCTGAGCGGCGGGTTGACGCTGCTCGCCTTGCGTCCCCAGACCCTTGGCTGGCTTCGCTGGCCGTCGGCGGCGGTCGTGTTGTACGCGATGTTGTTGACCTATTCCCGAACTTCGGTGATCTTTGCTGGCTTGGCAATCATCCTGTATCCCATGCTTAATCGTGGATCGGGGATTGCACCGGTGCTCGCTCTTTCCTTGCTGGCGTTGATCGGTGGACCTGCGTTGATGAGTCGGATGCCGGGGCAGGCGTCGGCGCGCGTCGAAACGATTGGAACGATCCAAGACGATGGTTCTTTTAAAGGTCGCATCCGGTTGCTGGGGATCGCGCTTCGAAACTCGATGTCCCAACCGCTAGGGCTTGGGATTGGTGCGGGGGGGCTCGCATCGCGGGTTCAAAAAGCGTCCAAAACGGCCGTTCTCGATAGCACGGGGTATGCCGATACGTTGGCGACCTACGGCTGGATTGGGTTCGTGATTATGATGACGGTCCTGTATCGATTGTGGCGGGCGTCGTCCGACTTGGTTGCGTGGGAAATGGATGATGCCAACGTCTGTATTTTTCGGGCATGGTTCATCGCGGGGATGGCGGCGCTGTTCTCGGGGAACTGGCTGGCGGGGGCCTCCTTTTTTTGGCTTCTGGCGGGGTATTGCCTGGGGCGCGTCGATGCAATGGAGGAGGAAGTGGATGAAGAGGAAGAGTTCGATGATGAAGACGGGGAAGATGAGGGTTCTCGGTACGCATTGGACTACTGA